The DNA region CCCTTCTCCTTGCAACGGTAGCATATGCCGTGGAAATCAAGCCGATGGTCGTGCACGGTGAAATTAAATTCGCGCTCCAGCCGTTCCTCTAGGGGACCGAGCCAATCCTCGCGTATTTCATCCATGCTTCCACATTGAGTGCATATTAGATGATGGTGATGATGCTTCGAAGTATCTGTTCGAAGGTCGTATCTTGCGACACCATCGCCGAAATTGATCTTCTCTACGACATGAAGCTCACTCAGCAGCTCCAGGGTACGGTATACGGTTGCCAGACCGATCTCCGGAGCTTTCTCTTTTACGAGCATAAATACATCTTCTGCGCTAAGGTGGTCGTCTTCATTCTCCAACAACACGCTAACCGTGGCTTCCCGCTGGGGCGTTAATTTGTAACCTTGGGATTGCAGCTGCTGCTTAATTTTGTCGATCCGCGCTTCCATCGTTTCCCTCCCCCTTGGAAATCACTGCACGTCATTGTCACTTCCTTCATTATAGGGGGATTTGACAAACAAAGTCAAACGCTTTTACTCTCCGCTAAAACTCGCGGCATTACAGCAGCATCGGGGTTACCCACTGCATCATCGCCGGCGTTACCCACGTCTCAAAGGACGAAATGCTTAGCGCCAAAACCACCATGCAGAGCGTTATCAGCGCATAAGATGCCAGCGGCCTGACCATGCTGCCTCCGCGATGCATCAGAAATCGATTCCTGATGATATATAGGGAGAACGAGATGGCAGCAACGCTGCACATCATCAGCATCGGGATAATGACCAGGTTTTGCGGCGCGATGGATACCAGCGCGAATAGCAGACCGGTCCAGGAGTATTGCCCGACCAAATACCCGACGGTAAAGCCGATCAACACCCCCTTCAGAAAATCGAGGATGAGAATGCCCGGCAGGCCGATCACCGACAGGCCCAAAATCCATATTAATCCGATCCACTTCAGATGAAGACCCGCTATGCTCCAGTAGGAGGACTGCATCATGGTTTCGCCGCTGTCCTGCACGCTGATAAAAAAGTGGTTCAAGTGCCTGGCCATGTCCTGCTGCTGCTCCAACGACAGCGCATTGACCATCAGCGCCCCGAAGAGCACGCCGACCAGAAACAAGACAGCAACAAATACATAGAGCGGTGTCTGATCCTTTAACGTCTGGCGAAAAAATTGCATAGAATAGAGTCTCCTTTCCTGTCTCTACTCTACTCTATGATCCCCTCTCGGATTCTATGACTGGAAGAAAGGTTCCGGGGCGAGCCTCGGAGTTTCTTATTTCATTACCTTGCCATAGGTCCCTCCGCCGCCCGAGGACAGGGCCAGCGTTCCGTTCCTTGCCTTGACAATGCTGGCGGCTAGAGCCTCTCCTGCGACCTCCGCAAGCTCCGATTCGGTAGCTTGATGAAGAATCGCCATCTCGGTCCCGAAGGCGGCCAGCAGCTTCCCCATCGCCGATTTGCCGAGCCCCGGGATGAACTCAAGCGGAACCTGATAGTGGTACGGCGGCCGGGTCGGCGGTATTAGCGGTTCCTCACGGTCTGCAACATCAAGAATCCGGTCAAGGACGCCCTGGACCAGTTTGGTGCTGCCGCAGTACGGGCATCTTGGCGGCCCGGTTTCAGCAGCCAGATGCTCCTCGTCAAGGATGCTCTCGCATCCGCCGCAATAGGTCCGGTGGTATTTCCCAAGCTTCGGGTTCAGGCCATAGTTTGCGGACACCCTCCGTCCGTCCTTCATTTGAAGCGCCAATTTGAATTCCTCAAACGATAGGCCGGCCATATCGATCCGGTTGTATTCCCTGCCGATCTTCCCCAGCGAATGCGCGTCCGAATTGGTCAGAAAGGTGTAGCGGTCTAGCTCGCTGATCAATCCCGCCATCGAGGAATCGGCGCTGAGACCAAGCTCGATGCCTGCAATCCCTTCAAGATCAAACACATCGCTCATCCGATCCGCCATGCTGCCATACAGCCCTTTATGAGGCGTAAATACATGCGCGGGAATGAGCAGCCCTCCGCGGCCGATGATTTCCTGCTGCAGCTGTCGCGGAGACACATAGATTCGCTGCGAGCTCAACTGGACATTTTTCATATAACGGGACATCCAGTCCGTGAACTCGCGCATGGTGCCCAAATCCGGAAAATACGCCAGCACATGCGCCGCTCCCATACCCGGCTCTCGAATTTCGATCTCGCTGCCGAGCAGGATGACCGTATCCCGGTAGGCGATGCCCCCGCCCTCGATTTCCTCCATGACCCCGCTGTCCAGGCAGCGGGTGATATCGTCCTGCACGGAAGGAGAGTGGCAGTCGATTATGCCGATCATGCGGATTCCCTTCCGCTCGGAAGCTTCCGCCGCAATGTTCTCGAATGTCAGGTTGTTGCTTGCGCTAATTTTGACAGCTTGTCCGCTGTCCGTGCGGCCGATATGAATATGCATATCGCAATAGTAGCTTTGCAGGCTCTGCTGTTGGTCAAGCTTTTTACCCGAACTCATGTCAGATCGTTCCCGTCATCGTATACATTTTCCATGCATACACCGCCAAAATCGTTTTGGCATCGCTGATTCTTTCTTCCTTTATAAGCTCAAAGGCTTCCTCCAGCGTGACTTCCATCAATTGGAGAAATTCATCCTCATCCGGGTTCATGGCTCCGCTCACAAGGTCTTCGGCCAGATAAAGATGAATGATTTCGTCGGCAAAGCCCGGGGACGTATAAAAGGAGTGCAGCTTGCGGATCGAACCACATGCATAGCCTGTCTCTTCCTGCAGCTCCCGCTTTGCAGCTTCCAGGGGATCCTCGCCGCGCTCCAGCTTGCCCGCAGGTATCTCGACCTCACAGCGCCCCAGCGGCTGCCTGAACTGGTCGACGACCAGCATTTTATCTCCTTTTAGCGCAAGGACCGCGACGGCACCGGGATGCCTTACCACTTCCCGCGTTGCGGTCTGCCCGTCCGGAAGCCGGACGGTATCCACCTGAAGGGAAATGATCTTCCCGTCGAATACAGGCTTTGTCGATAAAGTCGTTTCTTCCAGCATTTTATTTGAAGTTTCGCGGTTGCTGCTGCCGGTCACGTTCATAGATTTAGCCTCCTTAAGTTTAAAAACGGCATGTCTGCCCATGCTAGTGCATAAGGTGTATTATATCAAAATTTCCGAGAAAGAAGGAACGCGCGATGAAGAGCTATCAAGGGGAGCAATCGATTCATATGGTGGGACGAGCCTGGCAGATCCGCATTATGCTCAAGCAGTGGCAGAATCAGTGGGGGCCGGAGGCAACCATTGCGGATATCCTTTCCACCAAAAGATTGAATAAACACGCAAACTCTCATCATGACTAGGACTTCAGACTCTTTTTTCGACTTTTTTCTCTTTTTTTCGAATTTCGACCATGACTTTCACACCCGAACCTGTGTTATTACATTGGGAGGCTTCGACATGCGACATATACCTTTTATTGAAACCGAACCAATTACAAGCCCGCCTTCTACGATCTATGAACGCGGGAAGTGGTACGAAAGACGCGGATATCTTGAGGAAGCGCTTGTGAGCTTCAGGGAGGCGGCGCTATCCTCTCCATTGAATAGAGACCAAGGGGCCCAAACCGACTGGAAGGATTCAGATCTGATCTGGCTGGAGTATGGTCTATTAAGCATGCGTCTTCGATCTTTCCAGGATGCGGAGCGTGCGTTTCGGACCGTTCTCTCGAAGAAGGGAGTTTATGCGCAGGAGGCATTGAACCACTGGGCTGCCCTCCTCCATGCACAGGGATCGGCGGATCCCGATATTTACGCTTCCCTCGCACGGGAAGTTGAAGGCTGTCCGAATTCGGAAGCTATGCTGGGCAAGGCACTGAATTATATCGGCTCCTACTCATTTGCCGCTGAATGTTTCTCGCGCCTGGATGGTTTAAGCCACGAACAATGGCATATGTACATATGCAGCCTGATCCGGAGCGAACATATCTCCGAAGCGCTGCAGCTTATGAGGCGTGGGTACAATTCTGCGGAGCGCGGCGAAGGGCGGAAGGAGCTCACGGACCGGATGCGCAAGCAGCGGATCATACAGCTTCTTTGTGAACGAAAGCTGAATCATACGCAGCTCGAGGCGAGTCTCGGCTTGACCGAGCGGATCGAATGGGCTGACATCGCCGTATCGCTCGGCATGATCGATGCGGCCGAGGAACTGCTGTCCGAATACGGCGATCATGCTTATTATGCGCTGATTTGTCTATTATATCAGGAAGGATATAAGTCGCTTGCAGCGACAAAAATCCACGCGCTCGAAGAACTGCCCCTGCAGGATCCGGGCGTGTACAGCACCGACCTGATTTTTGTAGCGGCAGAGCGTCTGTACGACCAAGGCTCCTATGAAGAGTCGGCGGAATTATTCGCTCAGCTTCGCAGCCATCGGCCCTCCTTTGCTGCGGCTCGGTTCGGCGAAGCGGCCTGTTATTTGCAGTCCACCTTGATCTCGCTCTCCGGAAGGCTGGAAAGAGTGTATGCCTCGGCTGAAGCCAGAACAGAAATCGAGGCCTATCTGGGCAAAATTAATGCGGCGCTCCACGTGGTCGAGAGCACGGGCTGGCACACATCCTGGTCACCGGCGCAGCAGCGGAACGATCCCTTTGAGGCTGAACGTTCGCTGGTCAATTAGGGTTCATGTAAGGACGACGGGAATCCCTCGAAGAGTTAAGCAGCTTTAAGGTACGCTCCCTCTTCTTTAGCCGAGGCGCCTCAGCCTAATAAAAAAGTCCGCAGCGGGTGATGCCCGCTGCGGACTTTATTGGTATTAGGATTTGGCTGTTTCTTGCACGATGGCTACAACGATCTGTGCGGCCTTGACCAGGTCCTCGGCCTTAATCCGTTCCTTGGTAGTATGAATGTCGCGGTACCCGATCGCCAAATTAACGGTCGGAATACCGAGTCCGTTGAAAATGTTGGCATCACTGCCCCCTCCGGACGTAAACGTATCCGCCTGCATGCCAAGGCCGCGGATCGCCCGCTGTGCAAGCTGCACAAGCGCATCATGCTCGTTAAAGCTGTATGCAGGATATACAATCTCGCTAATAAACTCGCAATTCGCATTGTA from Paenibacillus ihbetae includes:
- the mciZ gene encoding Z-ring formation inhibitor MciZ is translated as MKSYQGEQSIHMVGRAWQIRIMLKQWQNQWGPEATIADILSTKRLNKHANSHHD
- a CDS encoding endonuclease Q family protein translates to MSSGKKLDQQQSLQSYYCDMHIHIGRTDSGQAVKISASNNLTFENIAAEASERKGIRMIGIIDCHSPSVQDDITRCLDSGVMEEIEGGGIAYRDTVILLGSEIEIREPGMGAAHVLAYFPDLGTMREFTDWMSRYMKNVQLSSQRIYVSPRQLQQEIIGRGGLLIPAHVFTPHKGLYGSMADRMSDVFDLEGIAGIELGLSADSSMAGLISELDRYTFLTNSDAHSLGKIGREYNRIDMAGLSFEEFKLALQMKDGRRVSANYGLNPKLGKYHRTYCGGCESILDEEHLAAETGPPRCPYCGSTKLVQGVLDRILDVADREEPLIPPTRPPYHYQVPLEFIPGLGKSAMGKLLAAFGTEMAILHQATESELAEVAGEALAASIVKARNGTLALSSGGGGTYGKVMK
- a CDS encoding NUDIX domain-containing protein yields the protein MNVTGSSNRETSNKMLEETTLSTKPVFDGKIISLQVDTVRLPDGQTATREVVRHPGAVAVLALKGDKMLVVDQFRQPLGRCEVEIPAGKLERGEDPLEAAKRELQEETGYACGSIRKLHSFYTSPGFADEIIHLYLAEDLVSGAMNPDEDEFLQLMEVTLEEAFELIKEERISDAKTILAVYAWKMYTMTGTI
- a CDS encoding Fur family transcriptional regulator, whose product is MEARIDKIKQQLQSQGYKLTPQREATVSVLLENEDDHLSAEDVFMLVKEKAPEIGLATVYRTLELLSELHVVEKINFGDGVARYDLRTDTSKHHHHHLICTQCGSMDEIREDWLGPLEERLEREFNFTVHDHRLDFHGICYRCKEKGKNDPDKS
- the spoIIM gene encoding stage II sporulation protein M, whose product is MQFFRQTLKDQTPLYVFVAVLFLVGVLFGALMVNALSLEQQQDMARHLNHFFISVQDSGETMMQSSYWSIAGLHLKWIGLIWILGLSVIGLPGILILDFLKGVLIGFTVGYLVGQYSWTGLLFALVSIAPQNLVIIPMLMMCSVAAISFSLYIIRNRFLMHRGGSMVRPLASYALITLCMVVLALSISSFETWVTPAMMQWVTPMLL